The following nucleotide sequence is from Streptomyces bathyalis.
GATGGAGATTGCCAGCCTCGCGGCACTCCATGCGTTCTATCCTGATGCGGACATCGCGACTGCTGAGGCTGCCGCATTCGCCGATGCCTATCGGGACACGAAGAAGATGTACGAGGAATGGAAGCAGCTGGCTTCGTTCTCCGGCTCACCGCAGATCTACACCGATTACCTGTCGGTGGCGGAAAGCCTGAGCTGACGCAAGTGAGGTGATCTCACCAACTTTCAGTGCCATCTGAAACAGCACCAATGGCAAAGGCTCAAGGCGCTTTTGTTGCGGCGGCGGATACGGAGACTCACTGCTGAGTTGTTTCCGAATGCCACAACTGCGCTTGCCAGTCTCGGCGCGATCGTAGCCCTCATCTCTTCAGTCGCAGGCACTGTAAAGTCTCTCGGGGGCTGGTGAGGAGACTCCAGGCACGATGTAGCCACTAATTTTCGTGGGATCGCGGGGTATCCAGTAGGGAAAGTGGTGCTACCCCGAGCTGCTCACGTGATCAGGCTCTTGGGGTTGATGAACGCAGACACTACGGCTTCTGCTCGCCATCAATACAATGCACGATCGTCCGCAACAGAGCCACCGTCAGATGCCCCCTTGGGCGACGAGCCTCGCGTACATCAGCGCGCTGCTTGCTGGTGCAGCCCTCATAGGTCTCCGGGCAGCTACCCCTATGGAAGCAGTCGGATACGTGACGCCGTTCCTCGTCATCTATGAGCGGGTGTTCGGCCGGCCCTCGTAGCCGTCACGGCCCCACGACTGCCCACTGGCCACAAGACGGCCCCCTACTGGCAGCAAACGCGCTCGTAGGGGGCTTTCTGACGCTCCGAAATGCTGACTTCTCCGGGCTTCGGCATAGCCGGCTGCCAGCGATGGCCGGCCGCGCACGGCCCGGAGCGGCACGGGGGTGTTGATTCTCGGCGCGAATCGCGTTCGAGCGCGATGATTGGTTCATGCATCGGAGCCGCTTGCATGTCGTCTTGATCGACTCACCCCCTGATGTCGCGGACGCGGGGGTCGCCTTCTGGGGGGCAGTTATCGGCCGGGAGCCGCAGCCGGAGCCAGGGACGCCGTTCACGGTGCTTGCGCCGCTCGGCGCTGGACAGGTGCTGGCACATCAGCGTCTGCAGGACGGACCGCCGCGGATTCACCTCGACGTGGAGACCGACGACACGGCCGCCGAGGTGGCTCGTGTCGAGCGGCTTGGTGCCACGAAGCTGAGTGAGCAAGAAGACGGCTGCGTGCAACTACGAGACCCGACGGGGCTTGTCTTCTGCGTGGTGCCGGTGCAAAGCCCT
It contains:
- a CDS encoding VOC family protein, whose amino-acid sequence is MIDSPPDVADAGVAFWGAVIGREPQPEPGTPFTVLAPLGAGQVLAHQRLQDGPPRIHLDVETDDTAAEVARVERLGATKLSEQEDGCVQLRDPTGLVFCVVPVQSPDFDEYANTWP